One region of Eupeodes corollae chromosome 1, idEupCoro1.1, whole genome shotgun sequence genomic DNA includes:
- the LOC129941950 gene encoding uncharacterized protein K02A2.6-like, translated as MALCSRILELTHEGHPGETVMKRRVRSKVWRPLVDRDVEQFVKKCRDCLIVSKSSQPVPMDRHVFPDRPWSNLAMDLLGPLPNHDYILVVIDYYSRYQEFKFLKKITSKDVINFLKEIFCRLGYLKFITADNGRQFVSEEFKTYWKDNNIELITSPPYWPQANGEVENMNRQIVNRLTIAHSNGSDYKEKMQKFNLMYNVTPHGTTGKAPSELLYNRTIRDKIPSMLDIEELMLDSEASVL; from the coding sequence ATGGCACTATGTTCTAGAATTCTGGAACTTACTCACGAAGGCCACCCTGGTGAAACAGTAATGAAACGGAGAGTTCGATCCAAAGTGTGGCGGCCATTGGTAGACAGAGATGTCGAGCAGTTTGTAAAAAAGTGCCGAGATTGTCTCATTGTTTCGAAGTCTAGCCAACCAGTCCCCATGGACAGACATGTTTTTCCCGACAGGCCTTGGTCTAACTTAGCAATGGATTTGCTGGGGCCTTTGCCCAATCACGATTATATTCTAGTTGTAATTGACTACTACTCCAGATACCAAgagtttaaattcttaaaaaagataACTTCCAAAGATGTGATTAACTTTTTGAAAGAGATATTTTGTAGACTAGGTTATCTAAAGTTTATCACGGCGGACAACGGACGCCAATTTGTCAGCGAAGAGTTTAAAACCTACTGGAAAGATAACAACATTGAGCTAATAACTTCACCACCTTATTGGCCACAAGCGAACGGGGAAGTGGAGAACATGAACCGTCAGATCGTAAATCGCTTGACGATAGCCCACTCTAACGGAAGTGATTATAAAGAAAAGATGCAAAAGTTCAATCTTATGTACAACGTAACTCCCCATGGCACAACAGGAAAAGCACCATCGGAGTTACTTTACAATCGAACAATCCGCGACAAAATTCCTTCAATGCTGGATATAGAGGAACTAATGCTTGACTCGGAAGCTAGCGTTCTCTAA